The DNA window GTGCCGGAGCACCACGTCAGCACCCTGTACAAGGTGCCCAACGGCGGCGCCGACCTCATCGCCCGAGGCTTCGAGACCATCGCCGAGCTGCCCCCCGGCGGCCTCACCGCCATCCAGAAGCGCCAGCAGCTCGCGGTCCAAACGGGCCGGCTCATCGTCGAGCCCGGGCTCGCGAAGGCCCTCCGCGTCTTCCGGGAGCCGCTCGCCTTCCTCGACTTCGAAACGGTCATGCTCGCGATCCCGGTGTGGGACGGGTGCCATCCCTACGACCAGATCCCGGTGCAGTTCAGCTGCGACCGCCCAGGGCCGGACGGCACCATCGCCCACCACGAGTGGCTCGCGGACGGCCCCGGCGACCCGCGCCCCGAGCTGGCGCGCGCGCTCGTCGCGGCCTGCCGCGGCGCCCGCACCGTCGTCGCCTACAGCGCGCGCTTCGAGCGCGGCCGCATCGAGATGATCGCCGACGCCGTCCCCGAGCTGGCGGACAACCTCCTCGACATCGCCGCGCGCCTCGCGGACCCCCTGCCCATCGTCCGCGAGTACGTCTACCACCCTGACTTCCACGGCAGCTTCAGCCTGAAGTCCGTCCTCCCCGCCCTCGTCCCCATCCCCCTTGGTGTCATTGCGAGGAGCGGGGCGGAGCCCCGCGACGAAGCAATCTCGTCCCCCCTCGGTTCATCCGCCGTAGGGCCGGGCCTTACCCCCGCCCTCGAATCCCCTGTCATTGCGAGGAGCCAGGCGCAGCCTGGCGACGCGGCAATCTCGTCCCCACTTGGTGTCATTGCGAGGAGTCCCGCCTCCGGCGGGACGACGAAGCAATCTCGATCTTCCTCCCCCTACGACGCCCTCGAAATCGCCGAAGGCGCCACCGCGAGCGTCGAGCTCGAGCGCCTGATGTTCCGCGCGGACGCCATGCCCGCCGACGAGAAGCAGCGCCTTCGCGACGCCCTCCTCCGCTACTGCGCCCTCGACACCATGAGCATGGTTAGGCTGCTGGTCAGGCTCCGCGAGCTGGCGTAGTTCCGCAGTCACTGCGCTATCCTGCTGCCAGGGAGCGCCAATGAGGACTCTTCTTGACCTTCTTCAGATCGTCGCCACAGCTGTCACGGCGGTAGGTGTCATCCTAGTCTGGAATCAGGTCCGACTAACAAAACGCCAAGCGACGACTACCTTTGAGGATTCGCTGTCCAAGGAGTTCCGAGACCTTACGAAGGAACTCCCATCCGAGGCACTACTCGGTCAACCGCTGGCCGAGCACCAGCAACTCGCACACCTGGGCGTGTTCTATCGTTACATCGACCTCTCGAACCAGGAGGTCTATCTCCGAAAGATTGGTCGGATCTCCGACGAAACCTGGGTCTACTGGTGCGACGGAATCCGAGCGTTCCTGGCTCTGCCGGCCTTCGCCGCCGCCTGGGGGACGATCAAGGCAGCGGCATCAGGGGCGTTCGAGGAGTTGCGTCAACTTGAGCTTGAGGGTTTCAAGTCGGATCCTTCGCGCTGGGGAGGAACGCCCTCCTCCGCTACTGCGCCCTCGACACCATGAGCATGGTCAGACTCCTGGACAGGCTCCGTAAGCTTGCTTGAACCAACCAGTGGTTGGCCGCAGGCAGGCACTGTTGATTGGCTTGCCAGGTGGCGCTGATAGGCAGAGACTGGGTGAGACAGAGGTGGCCTGAGAGGGCAGAGCCCAGGCCCCTGGATGTTGAATACGAGTAGGTACGCACCGCTCACGGAGTATCTGAGGCGATCGGGGACCGATCGCGTGGAGCTCTCGCTTGACGAGGTCCAGCGAATCATCGGAGCCCCGTTGCCAGCGAGCGCGCGCACGCACCGCGCCTGGTGGGCGAACTCGACGACCCACAGCCACGCCGCAGCTTGGCTCGATGCCGGCTACCGGGTCAGCTTGCCGGGCGGCTTGCCGAACGGCGTGCTCTTCCAGCGCGGGAACCTACGCGACCAGGCCAAATCGCCGCCAGGCGCACGCCAGAGGCCGGTAGGGGTCTCAGCGTCACGAACGCCCTCAGCGCAGCGCCCGGCGGGCACCCGAGGGGTTGAGTCACCTATCTCAGGCACGAGCAAAGGATGCTCGCCCCGAACTGCACCTGAAGCGGTCGAGATCGGAGGTGTGAGGTTCTATTTCGTCGCCACTCTCGACCCAGATCGCGGCCCCGATGGTTCGCTGATCCAGTACATGCCTCAGGCCGCCTACCGCAACGAGAGGAGGCTGCCACTCAACCCGCACGGTCAGGGGCCCTTCTGTCGTTTCCGAATTCCTGGCGATCTTCACCATGAGGGTGTGTACGCACTCACAGTCGCTGGGCAGGTCAAGTACATCGGCGAATGCGAGGATCTTTCGAGGCGCTTCGGCCCCACCGGCTACGGCTCAATCCAACCGCGTAACTGCTTCGTCGGTGGCCAGTCCACCAACTGCAAGCTGAACCATAACGTGCTTGAGGCAGCTTCGCAGGGA is part of the Terriglobia bacterium genome and encodes:
- a CDS encoding DUF2779 domain-containing protein; its protein translation is MAGTYRLSKSRFTAGLQCHKQLWWRVHEPDSPELVVGPAQQAIFDQGTRVGEVARTYVPGGELVDLPHDAFATRISRTRELLFYRVPAIYEATFTGGDVYAAVDILEREGDRFHLIEVKSSTRLKPEHLPDVAIQLHALRSNGLDVSRAELMHLNRECTYPHLEDLFVREDVTAEVEALQPALPELIAGQLRMLAGGLPDVPIGEHCRTPHECPFMGRCWRDVPEHHVSTLYKVPNGGADLIARGFETIAELPPGGLTAIQKRQQLAVQTGRLIVEPGLAKALRVFREPLAFLDFETVMLAIPVWDGCHPYDQIPVQFSCDRPGPDGTIAHHEWLADGPGDPRPELARALVAACRGARTVVAYSARFERGRIEMIADAVPELADNLLDIAARLADPLPIVREYVYHPDFHGSFSLKSVLPALVPIPLGVIARSGAEPRDEAISSPLGSSAVGPGLTPALESPVIARSQAQPGDAAISSPLGVIARSPASGGTTKQSRSSSPYDALEIAEGATASVELERLMFRADAMPADEKQRLRDALLRYCALDTMSMVRLLVRLRELA